In Oryza brachyantha chromosome 1, ObraRS2, whole genome shotgun sequence, the following are encoded in one genomic region:
- the LOC102719727 gene encoding cytochrome P450 72A11-like — protein MGMVVAAAGDESGSGPPQQLLLLWAVAVGAVVAWCAVRALEWAWWRPRRLERALRAQGLRGTPYRSPAGDAPLNVQLNGEARARTMPLGCHDVVPRAMPLFHQAMKEHGKMSITWFGPVPRVTITKPELVREVLSNKFGHFEKLKFGRFQRLLHNGLGSHEGEKWAKHRRIINPAFHLEKLKRMLPAFAACCTEMVDKWEGLARGDEPYEVDVWPEMQSLTGDVISRAAFGSSYLEGKRIFQLQGEQIELVVMTMNKIHIPGYIHLPTKSNRRMKQIAAEIEGMLKCIIAKRLKALKAGEASSDDLLGLLLESNLDHSKGNGNANSGITIDDVIGECKLFYFAGMETTSVLLTWTMIVLSMHPEWQDRAREEVLQVFGSRAPDYDGLSRLRTVTMVLYEVLRLYTPLTSLQRKTYKPMELGGVRFPAGVMLQLPLLCVHHDKDVWGPDADEFRPERFAQGISRASRESPAFFPFGWGPRICIGQSFALLEAKMGLSVILQRFSFDLSPSYTHAPFTVGLLQPEHGAQVRLTRLH, from the exons ATGGGGATGGtggtcgccgctgccggtgaCGAGAGTGGGAGTGggccgccgcagcagctgctgctgctgtgggCGGTCGCGGTGGGCGCGGTGGTGGCGTGGTGCGCCGTGCGGGCGCTGGAGTGGGCGTGGTGGAGGCCGCGGCGCCTGGAGCGGGCGCTGCGGGCGCAGGGCCTCCGCGGGACGCCGTACCGCTCcccggccggcgacgcgccGCTCAACGTGCAGCTCAACGGCgaggcgagagcgcggaccaTGCCGCTGGGCTGCCACGACGTCGTGCCGCGCGCGATGCCGCTGTTCCACCAGGCCATGAAGGAGCACG gTAAAATGTCAATCACATGGTTCGGACCGGTGCCTAGGGTGACCATCACCAAGCCTGAGCTGGTGCGAGAAGTCCTGTCCAACAAGTTCGGGCACTTTGAGAAGCTCAAGTTCGGACGTTTCCAGAGGCTGCTGCACAATGGTTTGGGTAGTCACGAGGGCGAGAAATGGGCCAAGCACAGGAGGATCATCAACCCTGCCTTCCATCTGGAGAAGCTCAAG CGCATGTTGCCAGCATTCGCTGCGTGTTGCACCGAGATGGTGGACAAGTGGGAAGGTTTAGCCAGAGGTGACGAGCCATACGAAGTTGATGTTTGGCCTGAGATGCAGAGCCTGACGGGGGATGTCATCTCGCGCGCCGCATTCGGCAGCAGCTACCTTGAAGGCAAGAGGATTTTCCAGCTTCAGGGGGAGCAGATTGAGCTCGTAGTCATGACCATGAATAAGATACATATCCCTGGTTACAT ACATCTGCCAACCAAATCCAACCGAAGGATGAAGCAGATCGCTGCAGAGATAGAAGGGATGTTGAAATGCATCATCGCGAAAAGACTGAAAGCCTTGAAGGCCGGGGAAGCGAGCAGCGACGATCTCCTCGGCCTCCTGCTGGAGTCCAACCTGGACCACAGCAAGGGCAACGGCAACGCGAACTCCGGCATAACCATCGACGACGTGATCGGGGAGTGCAAGCTGTTCTACTTCGCCGGCATGGAGACCACGTCGGTGCTCCTCACGTGGACGATGATCGTGCTCTCCATGCACCCGGAGTGGCAGGACCGCGCCCGGGAGGAGGTCCTGCAAGTCTTCGGCAGCCGCGCCCCGGATTACGACGGCTTAAGCCGCCTAAGAACC GTGACGATGGTGCTGTACGAGGTGCTGAGGCTGTACACGCCGCTGACGTCGTTGCAGCGGAAGACGTACAAGCCGAtggagctcggcggcgtgAGGTTCCCGGCGGGCGTGATGCTGCAGCTGCCGCTGCTGTGCGTCCACCACGACAAGGACGTGTGGGggcccgacgccgacgagttCAGGCCGGAGAGGTTCGCGCAGGGGATCTCCAGGGCGTCCAGGGAGTCGCCGGCGTTCTTCCCGTTCGGCTGGGGCCCCAGGATCTGCATCGGCC